One region of Armigeres subalbatus isolate Guangzhou_Male chromosome 3, GZ_Asu_2, whole genome shotgun sequence genomic DNA includes:
- the LOC134221337 gene encoding probable cytochrome P450 9f2 — translation MEVNLICAGVLLAIFAYLYRWITRNNDYFHDKPIPSMAVRPILGSTGPLMLRKVVFQDFIRQIYNKYPGVKVFGTFDTITPFFVIRDPELIKQIGIKDFNHFVDHRPIFGHDDDDHAEHPKALFIKTLVAKNGQRWKEMRAILSPAFTGSKMRQMFSLVGECCDGMVNHYLDLAKATGRVEVEMKDMMSRISINVIASCAFGIKVNCFKEQEHEFVYHGKKMINFSRPIVIARLMMMRIFPKFAARFGIDMLDGEQADYFTRLLQKTIETRESKKIIRHDMIDLLLQARKGNLKHQEEKDDQEGFATVQEFNVGKVEITKNMTEAEMIAQCLIFFLGGFETVSSCAMLTAYELVRNPEVQQKLYEEILQTEQELGGKPLSYDALQKMKYMDMVVSESLRIWPLAPAADRLCTQDYIVDDGQGLKFTIDKGACVWFPTAGLHHDPQYFPNPEKFDPERFNDENKKEIDPGTYLPFGIGPRNCIGSRFALMEVKAFMYYILHKFSFVSGPKTEIPLQLRKGLTHLGAENGVHLVLKLR, via the exons ATGGAAGTCAATCTCATATGCGCGGGAGTACTGTTGGCAATATTCGCTTACCTGTACCGCTGGATAACACGCAACAATGACTACTTCCACGATAAACCGATCCCGTCAATGGCCGTCAGACCGATCCTCGGGTCCACGGGACCTCTGATGCTGCGAAAAGTTgtcttccaggatttcattcgacaGATTTACAACAAATACCCCGGAGTGAA AGTCTTCGGCACGTTCGACACGATCACGCCGTTCTTCGTAATCCGCGATCCGGAATTGATCAAACAGATCGGAATTAAAGATTTCAATCATTTCGTGGATCATCGTCCGATATTCGgtcacgacgacgacgaccatgCGGAGCACCCGAAGGCGCTGTTCATAAAAACATTGGTCGCGAAGAATGGTCAGCGATGGAAGGAGATGCGAGCGATTCTAAGCCCCGCCTTCACAGGGAGTAAAATGCGTCAGATGTTCTCACTGGTGGGCGAATGCTGCGACGGAATGGTGAATCACTATCTGGATCTGGCTAAGGCTACGGGAAGGGTGGAAGTCGAAATGAAGGATATGATGAGCCGGATCAGTATTAATGTTATTGCTTCGTGTGCTTTTGGGATTAAGGTGAATTGCTTCAAGGAACAGGAGCACGAATTCGTGTACCATGGGAAGAAAATGATTAATTTCTCAAGGCCTATTGTAATTGCAAGGCTGATGATGATGCGAATTTTTCCAAAGTTTGCTGCCAGATTCGGAATAGATATGCTGGATGGAGAGCAAGCCGATTACTTCACACGCTTATTACAGAAgacgatagaaactcgtgagAGTAAGAAAATAATTCGGCATGACATGATAGATTTATTACTGCAGGCTCGCAAGGGCAATTTGAAGCACCAGGAGGAGAAGGACGATCAGGAAGGGTTCGCCACTGTTCAAGAGTTCAACGTGGGCAAGGTGGAAATAACGAAGAATATGACGGAAGCGGAAATGATCGCACAGTGTTTGATATTTTTCCTGGGTGGGTTTGAAACGGTGTCTTCCTGTGCCATGTTAACGGCATACGAGTTGGTTCGGAATCCAGAGGTCCAACAGAAGCTTTACGAAGAGATTCTGCAGACCGAACAGGAACTCGGGGGAAAGCCATTAAGTTACGACGCGCTACAGAAGATGAAATACATGGACATGGTGGTGTCGGAATCTCTGAGAATATGGCCCTTGGCACCAGCTGCGGATCGTTTGTGCACACAGGATTACATCGTCGACGATGGCCAGGGTTTAAAATTCACAATCGATAAGGGAGCGTGTGTTTGGTTTCCTACTGCCGGACTGCATCACGATCCTCAATATTTTCCGAATCCGGAAAAGTTCGACCCAGAGCGGTTCAACGACGAAAACAAGAAGGAAATCGATCCAGGAACGTATCTTCCATTCGGCATAGGGCCGAGAAACTGCATTGGTTCGCGTTTTGCACTAATGGAAGTGAAGGCATTTATGTATTACATTCTGCATAAGTTTTCATTCGTTAGTGGACCGAAAACTGAAATACCTCTCCAGCTGCGAAAGGGACTTACTCATTTGGGTGCCGAGAATGGAGTGCACCTTGTGCTGAAGTTGCGGTGA